Part of the Fundidesulfovibrio magnetotacticus genome, GCGCAGCACCACGGCCTTGGGCTCCGCGAAGAGGCTCACCGAGGCCAGGGCCTGCCAGAAGGAGGGGTCGAACTCGTCGGCGTCGCCCCAGAAGACCTGGCGCGTGAACCCGGACCCCGCCCCGGCCATCAGGCGGCGGATCTCGCGCTTGATCATCTCCGGGTCCGGGCAGACCAGGAAGGTGAAGCCCTGGCGCGCGCTCATGGCCGTTGCAGGGGTTTCGCGCCCAGCCGGAAGAAGGTGCGGCGGCTCCAGGCCTGGGCCAGCCAGCCGAGTTCCGCCACGGCCAGATAGAGCAGGCGGGGCATGAGCGGCTTGGCGGCAAGGCGGACGGCCCCCTCCGGGATGTCCTCCCCGGCGGCCAGGGCGTGAGCGGAGAGGTCCAGCGCCTTGCGCAGGCTCGCGGTGATGGCTCCGCGCGCCTCAAGCGGCCCCTCGCCCAGGACGCCGCCCTGGCCCACGCCCAGGCCTCCGGCCCAGCGCAGGCCCGTGCGGCGCGCGAAAACGCGGCAGGCGTCCAGGCAGGTCTGCGTGTGGGAGGCCTCGGGGAAGCCGCAGTTGACCAGGGCCGCGAAGGCGCGGGGGCGCTCCGGGGCCGGGCCGTCGTCGTCCAGGAATTCCAGGGCGCGCACGGCCGGGGCGGGCAGGGAGTCCGCGTAGACCGGGGCAGCCAGCACGCAGAGGTCCGCGCCCAGGAAGGCCCCGTGGAGCCGGGCGCGCCCCTCCTGGGCGTCCAGGAGCCCCGTGAGGCGAAGGGTTTCCGTCTCCACGCCGCGCGCCTGGAGGCGCTCCAAGAGCGCCTCGCCCAGCACGGCCGAAGCGCCAGCGCGCTTGGGGCTGCCCACCAGGAGAACGGCTTTCATGACGCCAGCCTCGCGCGGAGGGCAGACCTCCCGGTCCGGGGCCGGCAGCCGCGCAGCGGGAAGGCCGTCATGCGGCCAGCCTCGCCAGGGCGTCCAGGCAGAGCTGGCGGTGGGCGGCCCAGGACGCGTCGCCCGGGAGCACCACGGCGCGCCAGGCGGGCGCGCCCATGTTGCGGGCGTTGTGGCCGACCACGCGGCCGAAGATTTCGGCGGACTCGGGGTCGGGCGCGGGGAGCCATCCGACGCTGAGGATGGCGGGCATGCGCGGGTAGCGCCTGGCGTGGCGGGTGGGAGCGCCGACTTTGAAGTGGGGCGAGATGAGGCAGATCATGCGGTCCAGGGCCTTTTTCAGCTCGTAGCCCCAGACGCCGAAGCGCATGTCGGCGTAGAACACGGCCAGCCGGGCGTTGGCCACGGCGGCGGCCACGGACTGGGAGGCGTCCTGGAAGGGGCAGCGGCCCGGGGAGGCGGTCCAGCAGGCGAAGCAGCCCCTGCAGGGGGCGATGGGCAGCTCGGCCAGGGGGAAGGCCTCCACGGCGTGACCCGCGTCGGAAAGGGCGCGGCGCAGGGCGTCCGCGCCCTGGCGGCAGGCGTCGTTTCCGGCCGGGGTTCCATCGAGCAGCACCGTGCGCATGGGGAGGTATTTCCCGGAACGCGGCGA contains:
- a CDS encoding NAD(P)H-dependent oxidoreductase, with translation MKAVLLVGSPKRAGASAVLGEALLERLQARGVETETLRLTGLLDAQEGRARLHGAFLGADLCVLAAPVYADSLPAPAVRALEFLDDDGPAPERPRAFAALVNCGFPEASHTQTCLDACRVFARRTGLRWAGGLGVGQGGVLGEGPLEARGAITASLRKALDLSAHALAAGEDIPEGAVRLAAKPLMPRLLYLAVAELGWLAQAWSRRTFFRLGAKPLQRP